A window of Corallococcus macrosporus DSM 14697 contains these coding sequences:
- a CDS encoding DUSAM domain-containing protein — protein sequence MPETLDWDPIRALARRVLREGAPLALTDEVRALLVRSAREVAISDAVASHALSSEDEALDLLREISRRIRDGSARISDALNRMYQHKEAGDFDSARQEMREVLAVEVVPLYRDIAEGQLEDLADEP from the coding sequence ATGCCTGAAACACTCGATTGGGACCCCATTCGCGCGCTCGCGCGGCGCGTCCTTCGCGAGGGGGCGCCGCTCGCCTTGACGGACGAAGTGCGTGCGCTCCTTGTTCGCTCCGCACGAGAGGTGGCCATCAGCGATGCAGTTGCCTCCCACGCCTTGTCCTCGGAGGACGAGGCGTTGGACCTGCTTCGCGAGATTTCTCGCCGCATTCGCGACGGCTCCGCGAGAATCTCCGATGCGCTGAACCGCATGTATCAACACAAGGAGGCCGGTGACTTCGACAGCGCCCGCCAGGAAATGCGGGAGGTGCTCGCCGTCGAAGTCGTACCGCTCTACCGTGACATCGCGGAAGGTCAGCTCGAAGACCTGGCGGACGAGCCGTAG
- the ettA gene encoding energy-dependent translational throttle protein EttA produces MAQNFIFTMQDLRKVKNGKEILKGIYLSFFPGAKIGVIGPNGSGKSTLLRIMAGVDTEFFGVAKPDPSAKVGYLAQEPQLDPSLDVKGNVELGLKEIRGTLDRFNEVSAKFAEPMSDAEMEKLLAEQGRLQDSIDAVNGWELDRTIEMAMDALRLPPGDADVTKLSGGEKRRVALCRILLEKPDLLLLDEPTNHLDAESVAWLEQALKEYKGTIVCITHDRYFLDNAAEWILELDRGEGVPWKGNYSSWLDQKQKRLELEEKSESHRQKTLKRELEWVRASPKARQAKSKARIAAYEELLNQSQDKRDATGEVIIPPGPPLGGLVIEAKGLRKAYGDRLLIDDLSFKLPPGGIVGVIGPNGAGKTTLFRMMTGVESPDAGELRIGETVKLAYVDQSRDALDGDNTVFQEVSGGLDHLDLGKAGQVPSRAYLAGFAFKGQDQQKRVKDLSGGERNRAHLAKMLKSGGNLLLLDEPTNDLDVETLRSLEDALLSFAGCAVVISHDRWFLDRIATHILAFEGDSKAFFFEGNFEDYEADKKKRLGPEALEPHRIRYRPITKS; encoded by the coding sequence ATGGCCCAGAATTTCATCTTCACGATGCAGGACCTGCGCAAGGTCAAGAACGGCAAGGAGATCCTCAAGGGCATCTACCTCTCGTTCTTCCCCGGCGCGAAGATTGGCGTCATCGGTCCGAACGGCTCCGGTAAGTCGACGCTGCTGCGCATCATGGCCGGCGTGGACACGGAGTTCTTCGGCGTGGCCAAGCCGGACCCCAGCGCCAAGGTCGGCTACCTGGCGCAGGAGCCGCAGCTCGACCCCTCGCTCGACGTGAAGGGGAACGTGGAGTTGGGCCTGAAGGAGATTCGCGGCACGCTGGACCGCTTCAACGAGGTCAGCGCGAAGTTCGCCGAGCCCATGAGCGACGCGGAGATGGAGAAGCTGCTGGCCGAGCAGGGCCGGCTGCAGGACTCCATCGACGCGGTGAACGGCTGGGAGCTGGACCGCACCATTGAGATGGCCATGGACGCGCTGCGCCTGCCCCCGGGCGACGCGGACGTGACGAAGCTGTCCGGTGGTGAGAAGCGCCGCGTGGCGCTGTGCCGCATCCTGCTGGAGAAGCCGGACCTGCTCCTGCTGGACGAGCCCACCAACCACCTGGACGCGGAGAGCGTCGCGTGGCTGGAGCAGGCGCTCAAGGAGTACAAGGGCACCATCGTCTGCATCACCCACGACCGGTACTTCCTGGACAACGCGGCCGAGTGGATTCTGGAGCTGGACCGCGGCGAGGGCGTGCCCTGGAAGGGCAACTACTCGAGCTGGCTGGACCAGAAGCAGAAGCGGCTGGAGCTGGAGGAGAAGTCGGAGAGCCACCGGCAGAAGACGCTCAAGCGCGAGCTGGAGTGGGTGCGCGCCTCGCCCAAGGCCCGCCAGGCGAAGAGCAAGGCGCGTATCGCGGCCTACGAGGAGCTGCTCAATCAGTCGCAGGACAAGCGCGATGCCACGGGCGAGGTCATCATCCCGCCCGGTCCGCCGCTGGGGGGGCTCGTCATCGAGGCCAAGGGGCTGCGCAAGGCCTATGGTGACCGGCTGCTCATCGACGACCTGAGCTTCAAGCTGCCGCCGGGTGGCATCGTGGGCGTCATTGGTCCCAACGGCGCGGGCAAGACGACGCTGTTCCGGATGATGACGGGCGTGGAGTCACCGGACGCGGGCGAGCTGCGCATTGGCGAGACGGTGAAGCTGGCCTACGTGGACCAGAGCCGCGACGCGCTGGACGGCGACAACACGGTGTTCCAGGAGGTGAGTGGCGGGCTGGACCATCTGGACCTGGGCAAGGCGGGGCAGGTGCCCAGCCGCGCGTACCTGGCGGGCTTCGCGTTCAAGGGGCAGGACCAGCAGAAGCGGGTGAAGGACCTGTCCGGCGGTGAGCGCAACCGCGCGCACCTGGCGAAGATGCTCAAGAGCGGCGGCAACCTGCTGCTGCTCGACGAGCCCACCAACGACCTGGACGTGGAGACGCTGCGCAGCCTGGAGGACGCGCTGCTGAGCTTCGCGGGTTGCGCGGTGGTCATCAGCCACGACCGCTGGTTCCTCGACCGCATCGCCACGCACATCCTCGCGTTCGAGGGTGACAGCAAGGCGTTCTTCTTCGAGGGCAACTTCGAGGACTACGAGGCGGACAAGAAGAAGCGCCTGGGCCCCGAGGCCCTGGAGCCGCACCGCATCCGCTACCGCCCGATTACGAAGAGCTGA